Genomic segment of Chiroxiphia lanceolata isolate bChiLan1 chromosome 18, bChiLan1.pri, whole genome shotgun sequence:
GGCCAccagctgctggtgcagggaCATCcgctttctgctgctggaagcGCAGGACAATGATGCTTGCAGCCACAAAGGTGTAGGCCAGCAGCGTGCCAATGGACAGGAACTGCACCAGGGCCTCCAGGTCGAAGACAAGGGCCAGCAGAGCCATGAGCAGCCCGAAGACCACAATGCCAACAACGGGCACCTGTGTGCGGGGGTGCACTCGGGAGAAGATCTGAAAGAAGAGTCCGTCCTCAGCCATGGCATAGACGATGCGTGGCAGGGAGAAGAGGTTGCTCAACAGAACCGTGTTCATTGCTGAGGGACAGGCAGAAGAAGGAAGACCCCATCAGACCCAAACCCAAACTGGCTGGGGGTTGTTCCCAGCCCCCATGGTGAGTGgggcaggcagctcccaccGCCACTGCCTGTACTCACCACAGATGGAGCCAGCGGCCACCAGAAACCCCGCCCAGGCATAGCCCCTCCTGTAGAATGCATCAGCCAGGGCAGAGTCAGGGTCCAGCGAGTGCCAGGGCACCATCAGTGTCAGCACAACTGACACCAGGATGTAGGCGCCGGTGGCCAGTCCCAAGGAGAAAGCGAtggccctggggacagcccTCTGTGGGTTCCTGGCCTCTTCGCTGGAGGCTGCGATGACGTCGAAGCCCACAAAGGCATAGAAGCaggtggctgtgccagccatGATACCTGACAGCCCGTATGGGGCGAAGCCGCCCTCCTGGGTGCTCCAGTTCTTGGGCTGTGCAAGGACAAAGCCCATGATGAGGATGAAGAGGATGACGCCCATGCTGATAGCCGAGAAGACGTGGTTGAGCCAGGAGGATACTTTGGCCCCAAAGGAGATGAAGGCAGTGGCTACCAGCAGGATGGCGGCCGCCAGGAAGTCTGGGTAGCGGGCCAGGAATGGCACCTCCCAGGCACCCACATGGGTCTCGGTGAAGTTCTTGATCTTGTGGTTGAAGATCGAGTCCAGATAGCCACTCCAGGCCCTGGCCACTGCGGCCCCCCCGATCATGTACTCCAGCAGCACATTCCAGCCGATGAGGAAAGCCCAGATCTCACCCACGGACACGTAGGTGAACATGTAGGCAGAGCCTGTCTTGGGCACACGGGCTCCAAACTCGGCGTagcagagagcagccaggagtGAGGCAAAGCCGGCGATGATGAAGGAGACAATGACAGCGGGGCCAGCGATCTCCTTGGCCACAGTACCTGTGAGGACATACAGCCCAGAGCCCACCATGCCCCCAATGCCCAGCAGCGTCAAGTCGATGGTGGAAAGGCATCTGTTGAAGGATGTCTCCATCATGTCATCCTCCAGGGTCTTCACTCGGTTGAGTTTCTGGCAGAAGCGGGTCAGGTCGGTGGAGCGGGGCAGCCATCTCGCCATCGTGGAGGCAGTGGGCCCTGCCTTCAGCAGAGTGAGAGGTCCTCAGCAGTGAGACCCTGCCTGGAGAcctggcagaggggcaggaaggggtgAGCATCCCCTTGGCAGGGAGGTATCAGGTTCTGGGGACAGGGTAGAAGAGCCACTGGGCACATTCCAGGTGTCCCTCACACCTCAGCCAGTGTGGGCCTCAGCATGGAGCACATCTTCCTCCAGGGTGGTGGCACAGGACAGGGACCTGTGCCTGTGTGCAAGGTGGGAAGGAAATCACACCACTCTCAGGGCAGCATCTCCCAGTTaaagcccaaaccagtctgCTCTGGCCCTGATGAAGGTTtccttgctgcttctcctccaccTTATCCAATATCTACCTGATCTTCTCCCTGGTGTGCTGGGAACCCACCAAGGGGGCATGCAGagtctccctcctcccaggatCCCACTGATGCCCCAGGGAAAGCCCAgacaggctgcaggggctgcaaCAGGAAGTCCAGAGCAGCTCCAACGAGGACGTGTGAGTCCCCTGACAGaccaggaaacagcagcatcagggatcagccaggctggcagcttGCCACCATGACAGTTGGaggacacagctctggggaCCTTAAGGTGCTGCTTCCTGACTGCTCCACAGGGCAGTCGGTGACTTTGGGGatgctctcccctcccagccGCCCTCTCCTGCATGCCAGGAGATGtgtccccctccatccccaaaCCACAGGTCCTGCTCAGAGGGCTGGTGCAGCCCCGCTCCATAGGTCCACCTGTCTGAGAGGCCAAAAGGTCCTGGAAAGGCCAATGGGAGATGATGGAATGACACTGGCCCATAAGGACAACAGGCACAATCCATGCTGGCTGAgactccccagccctgcacacctGGGTACCCGCGACTGGAGGGGTTGGCAGTACCGGGATCCCCAACGCCAACACCCCCAACAGGCGCAGCACACCCACTGGGCAACGGAGCATCCCCGGGGCTCGGGGTGTGGCCGTGGGTGGGAATCCTCCGGTTGGGGGGTGATCACAGGTGGGGGACCCCTGGCCCGAGAAGGAGGGTGTGGGGGGGTTCCGGATTCATCCTGGGCGGGGAGAGGCGATAGTTTCGCCCCTGCTCAGCCCCGCCGCGATGCCGGTCCCGGGCGGCGCCGAGTCCCGCTCCCGATCCCGGCCGCGCTGCCACGGGACGCTCCCCACGGTCCCGATGCCAGCCCGACTCCCGGTGCCAGCGGGCCCCGCTCACCTGCGGGCGCGGGCAGGGCCCCGCGCGGCTCCGCTCCAGCCCCGGCCCACCtgcaccgccgccgccgccgccgccgccgccgcccggctcCGCCTCCCCGGGCCGGCGGAagggcgggggccgggcggggcgggggagcgcccggggctgcgggagctCTACGGGCGGCTCTGGCCCCATCGCGGGGGATGTCTTCCCCCCAGCGGGGAGCACAGCTTGGGGGCATCGGGGCTGCACCCCCAGGCCCAGGAAGGGGCTGACACAGGGGGTCCCCAAGGCGCCAGGGTGGGCGTTCCCACGGGGGTGTGTGCGGGGCCGGAGCCACACGGAAACGGGGCACAGGGTGGTTACGGAGATGCTCCGAGgcctggagcccctctgctctggaggcaggctggaagagctgggggtgttcacctggagaagagaagggtccAGGAAGACCCTTCCAGTGCATAAAGGcactccaagagagctggagagggatttgggatgagagatggaggaacaggacaaaacagggaatggcttcaaatggacagagggcaggattagattagatgttaggaggTAATTCTCTGTGACAAtggtgaagccctggcacaggttgcccagagaagctgtggctgccccatccctggaaatgtttgaACAAGGTTGGCTGTGGCTCGGAGCAACCCGGTGCAGTGGAAGGCTTGAGTGAGATGaactttgaggtcccttccaatccaaaccattccaggattctgtgatggAGCACTTATCCTAAATCTCCTCTGCTGGATACAGTTCTGGATGGAGCAAAGGCCTGAGACCCTACTCCTCTGCCTCTACTcgctctgctctggagctgctgccctgaggacAGGCCCCCCCTCCATGCTCAGGTGTTTGTCATGGAGAAGCAGATGTGGTGTGGGGAAAGTGGCTGGAGGGGCAGCAGTGGAAGGGAAGCTCCTGAACAGGCCCATCCAGCTCACAgtcctgctgcccagccagTGCCTGGGCAAGAGCACAAAACCTGAGCGAAAGCTTGTGCGCTTCCACCCGGCTCTGTAGTGAAGGGGAATCACCTCTCTCCATCTCTAAGTCAAAAggtgtttcttttccagaagtGCTTCACCTCCACTTGAACCAACACAAACCTTTtgcctctccagcctctctcGGCAAGGAGTTTCCCAAGCAGTCACCTGTCCCACCCAAACCTGCCTGTTACAGGTGTCCTGCAATGCTCCCACTCCTCTGTTTGTAGAGAGCAAAGTTCCTCTCCATGTGTGATATATAGTTTTATCTTTACCCTGTTCACTCTTGAGCCCCTTGTCAAGGATAAAGAAgtccagctcagctggaaggTGTTCCAGAACCCTGATGTCACCGGGGCCTTTGCAGGGCCTGTTCTTGGGGTGCCCTTCTTGGGGTGAAGGGATCTGCATTTGAGtgctttgcagcagcaaaatgtTTTCGTTTTCTTCTCTGATCCCCTCCTTATGTCTCATCTGATTTTCTGATGGCATCTGAGCACTAAAGCTGACATTTCCATGGACCCAGCTGTCATCACCTCAAATGTCACCATGGACAACTTAGAGCCCACTGTGCAACACTGAGGGCTCCTAGCTGAATACATTCACTCTTATCCACACTGAACTGACTTCCTTACTTGGAGGGGACCTTGCACTCGTCGTCAGCCCAAAGTAtaggaaaaggaagcagaaaacagaacttgTCCTTTCCTGCCACCCTCACTCACCTTCCTACAGCTCCTGGGTGAACACGGGGCTGGCATGGGGCCACACCTCTCCTGTCAGTCACCTTGTACCTGAATGGGGAACTCAATCCTCTGGTGCATCCCCTTGCCACGTCACTTCTGGCACACAAGGAGCCCTGGGCAGGAACTTACAGTCCAGCTCTGTGGGTGGCTGAACGCAGCAAAGGGGCCCCCAAACATGTGTTCCTGGAGCACCGGCCAAGAGCTTGGGGGCTGCCCAGGTCACTGAACCAAGGAGCTGAGACAGCCAAAGCCCAGTAATCCTTGGCAGCACTTCCAGCCCCTTTGGGTAGCTCTCACCAGGTCTCACCCGTGTCACTGGCAGTGCCACAGCTTTGCAGTGGGATGGTGTCACCCTCTGCTGACACAAACAGCACTTGCttagaaaaatatctgtattctCTGTGTTGTACTGCCCAGCTTCGGGGGACTGAGCAAGTGTTCATCTGCTTAAACCCTGCTGACCTGATCATGAGCCATCCCAGGTGCTTTACTCCCTTAGGATAATGCTGCCCAACAGTTACCACCACTGACCCCCTGCAGCTCTCTACCTCGACAAAAAGCCCTTCTGAAACCCAACCTGACCACAggcatggaaaatttcagcttgGATCCAAtcagctgcctggcagagccaTCCGCAGCCAGATGGTGGAAGCAGGAAGCCTGAGAGCTGCTGTTGTcatggcagtgctgcagtgatccccagcactggctgccCCTGGAGAGACGGCAGCAACCAGCAATGCCAGATCAAGGTGGGCTCCAGTCCTCGCCCCAAAGGGCAGCGCAGTGGGGCTGAACCCACCGGCAGTAACCCCAATCCAAGCTTCTCCAGCCATACcattgctctgctgctgctccagtgaTTCCAGAGCACTCGTGTCAAGGAAGGGGGGAACTTCTAGGAGGCAGCGTGACCCCCAGCATCTGGGCATCCTTTCCTGTGATCATTCATCCCTGCTTTCCTCATCCTCACCCCGGGAAGCAATTTCCTTGGTAATAGCTCTGG
This window contains:
- the SLC7A4 gene encoding cationic amino acid transporter 4 — translated: MARWLPRSTDLTRFCQKLNRVKTLEDDMMETSFNRCLSTIDLTLLGIGGMVGSGLYVLTGTVAKEIAGPAVIVSFIIAGFASLLAALCYAEFGARVPKTGSAYMFTYVSVGEIWAFLIGWNVLLEYMIGGAAVARAWSGYLDSIFNHKIKNFTETHVGAWEVPFLARYPDFLAAAILLVATAFISFGAKVSSWLNHVFSAISMGVILFILIMGFVLAQPKNWSTQEGGFAPYGLSGIMAGTATCFYAFVGFDVIAASSEEARNPQRAVPRAIAFSLGLATGAYILVSVVLTLMVPWHSLDPDSALADAFYRRGYAWAGFLVAAGSICAMNTVLLSNLFSLPRIVYAMAEDGLFFQIFSRVHPRTQVPVVGIVVFGLLMALLALVFDLEALVQFLSIGTLLAYTFVAASIIVLRFQQQKADVPAPAAGGQPNPEPHEGPSSGELKEYESFSDKLQLVDRDKNKQQREPGQLKVAFEPYLEFLSNFYPGEVVTVAVVILMVSAICLCSILVFGNTHLHLPTWSYSLLLVLFSLGFLLSLFLIWAHEQQHSTQTFQIPLVPLSPALSIVLNIYLMLKLSYMTWLRFAVWLLLGLLVYFSYGMWHSKENLRELRPQRLSARYVVFPSGSLEERVQPVQPNSQPTAGLPDTDTDDCKR